CCTCGGTATTGGAAATGAATGCGTGAGATAACCCCTTGACGTAGATACCATGGTCTCTGTCTTCATGAATCGACAACTTGACATTGTCTGCCACCAAAAAATCATTGATCTGCTCCAAATATATTTCCATGATCGACAAACTGACGGTATATTCGATGTCATTAGACCCGTTAGTCTTAATCTGATGGAAGATCTCGTCACTGATTCGAGGAATCAACCCTTTTTCTAAATCTCCACTAATGGATGGCCCCAACATCGTGTATGACTTACCAGCACCTGTCTGTCCATACGCCAATATGGTTCCATTATACCCATTTAGCACATCGTTCACCGTGTCTTTGATGGAATAATCATAAATGTCCGACTGGCTGGCACTCACATCAAACACCTTATCAAACGTAAAGTTCTGTGGCGATTCTCGCCCCAAAACCGCAACCGTATTGTTGCCTGCCGAGGTCATTTCCTGGAAGGCATTTTCATCGGCAGTCAACGGTCTAACTCTGCAAATCACTTTGATTCGGTTTGTACCGTCCTCAACCTCTGAGTGTTTTCTTGATTCAGGAGTACTGGAGCGATGCAACTTTGGTTCGGCACCACTTCCACTGAAGAGCCCTGACACCATGCTTTGCCTATGAGGAGTTCTAGGCCCCAGAGGACTAGAAACACTCGACATCAATCAATGTGTACAATTGTACAAAGATCACAGATCAGTTTGTTTTTCGTTTGATCTCAATTTGAGGCTCGTCTCGATCGAGGAATGGATTTGTTTTGGAAGAGAACTTCGTAACCAGAAATTTGGCAAGGCCCCGATTGGGCCTGTAAATGCTTGTATTTCATGCATGGTCAGTATCTGTTGCACTTGGATGATCAGAATTTGTTTGGGGCTTTTGGGGTCAAAAAAGATGTATTTTTCATGATAGATTAATGGCTGCAATCGCATTGGTAGACCATATATCAAGTAGCTCTAAAAAGGCTCTATCTCCCTAGAAAAAACACGAAATGGTCCTTGTGTACATCCATGGAATGTGTGTTTCCTCTTCCCAACGTCAATCGCCCCAGAAGCGCTTAAACCACTAATGCTTATTGTGGCTACACTCTCACCTGGCCGCGCGCGAAAGATGCCTGCGACAATCTACTCTTGACTATCATGTCTGACATAGCAGTGGCGTCGGACCACAGCAACGTCATGGGCCGTTCTTCGTACGAGACTGACGTGAATCTAAGTGATATAGACCAACAGGCCATCAAATGTTTTGAGCAGGCCATAGAAAAAGAGAGTCATGGGAAGATGTCTGATGCCATAGAGTTCTACAGAAAGGCATTCAAGTATaatgaaaaagttgatttgTTGTACCGAAAGACCGAACTTCCCAGTAAAATAGAGCAGATGCGGCAAGACTATGGGGTCAATTCCACTATTCGAGTCGATGAGGAGGTGGTCAATGCTATTGATgtggaaaagttgttgaagtcgttTGAGCATGAAGAAGCTCGACCCCCCGATCCGAATGATCCTAATAATGATAGTATCACCATCAAGTTCGCCAATTTGGGGATCGACAACCACCCAAACATTGAGGTCAAGCCTGTTTCGCCTTTGGTACATCTTCCCAATGATATCTGGATATGCATCATGGAGTTGTTGCTTATCACGGAGCCTGAAGCATGGATAAACCTCTCCATCTCCTGCAAAAAATTTGCATTTTTGGGCCTTAGTTCCAACGATATATGGCGAAAGCTCTGCTACTTGGTGTACCCGTATCAAAATTATGAAGAGAACCAGACGTTTCTCCAATCGAACCAAACTCCTGGCGCCCTCATAGATAGTTCAAGCTTGCCCATACCCGAAGATCAACTTTTAATTCTACCAGCGTACGGTCACTCCTGGAAGAGAATGATGGACGAAAGAccattcttgaagttcaagggATGCTACATTAGTGTCATAAATTACTACAGTGAAGGTGGTAAGGCCGAGTTTTCCAATAGTTGGTCCAACCCGGTTAAAACCATCACCTACTATCGGTATCTTCGGTTCTATCCCGATGGAACATGTGTCAAGGTGTTGAGCGTCTTGGAGCCTTTCCGTGTGGTCCCCCAACTTCTGAAATACAATCTACTGAGAAACATCACCAGTGCTTTGGACCAAGTCAAAGTCGCAGGCCACCAGAGTTCGGTGAAAGAGGCCCATAGAATATACCATGGTAAGTGGaccatctccaccaccggGGAAGTGCACATCAATATAGACCCAGGGTCTGTGCCGTATTACACGTTCCACTACCATTTTCAAGTGAAATCTTTGAGTAGAGCCTTCAGGTACAATAAGTTGAATTGGATCAAGTACTATACGGTGAGAAAGCAGATGagtgaagatgacgacCGAGTGGGAGAAGTGTC
Above is a window of Yamadazyma tenuis chromosome 1, complete sequence DNA encoding:
- a CDS encoding uncharacterized protein (COG:S; BUSCO:EOG09261FAB; EggNog:ENOG503NWAR), whose product is MSDIAVASDHSNVMGRSSYETDVNLSDIDQQAIKCFEQAIEKESHGKMSDAIEFYRKAFKYNEKVDLLYRKTELPSKIEQMRQDYGVNSTIRVDEEVVNAIDVEKLLKSFEHEEARPPDPNDPNNDSITIKFANLGIDNHPNIEVKPVSPLVHLPNDIWICIMELLLITEPEAWINLSISCKKFAFLGLSSNDIWRKLCYLVYPYQNYEENQTFLQSNQTPGALIDSSSLPIPEDQLLILPAYGHSWKRMMDERPFLKFKGCYISVINYYSEGGKAEFSNSWSNPVKTITYYRYLRFYPDGTCVKVLSVLEPFRVVPQLSKYNLSRNITSALDQVKVAGHQSSVKEAHRIYHGKWTISTTGEVHINIDPGSVPYYTFHYHFQVKSLSRAFRYNKLNWIKYYTVRKQMSEDDDRVGEVSYLTIKNEKPFKFSRVKSYDVDTW